In Vanacampus margaritifer isolate UIUO_Vmar chromosome 9, RoL_Vmar_1.0, whole genome shotgun sequence, the following proteins share a genomic window:
- the LOC144057363 gene encoding sialic acid-binding Ig-like lectin 5 isoform X2: protein MIWVVLLFHVSIYTARSHEFCTSGFCINLSRTDIVSEMGLCVVIPCSFSASDFTPQSVVWFKCPQSKNRCSDSEIIFHSKNSDKVLDGFQGRVRMLETDVTRKDCSIIVNDLTPSDSGAYQMRVNGLLANKTTGFMFKNRVFVNVMTLWQKPTVLSPTAVAGQASTFTCMAPGLCSGYVPTISWAWRRAGDNDSHAIVNNLTISRYTFSPTALRYKSTWTFNATAEHHGRDVTCKVSYYGVNVTTEKTVKLYVTYEKPPSIFGRTTLKEGDTLTLFCKGQSFPPSRVMWNLPSINATNVPRRSPLNPTASNASLVIPNVTTGHSGRYECVATQHTAHVDVMVTWFAGILDGSGCLLRGQMLTCVCISGGVPPPAITFLLANRTVCSAVAAKSNDRVNGSVTLIAGDLNNISAVECVSTHKDGEDRKALNVRITEQEGMKKIVTMLRPDIFIAFLSGALLSAILCWLSWTCCSKAKKSPGRSDLELLAPQEDPQEHDIKDVGEAATKADVDYASINFSALRRNKTREAATNHQATEYAEIKTKGDGGQSVEHDDDKGKEEITVEDKTQGNNDEEEKEEEEEALYSNVKEAMMS from the exons ATGATTTGGGTCGTTTTGCTCTTCCACGTGAGCATCTACACAG CACGTAGCCACGAATTCTGCACATCGGGCTTCTGCATCAACCTGAGTAGAACCGATATCGTGTCTGAGATGGGCCTCTGCGTCGTCATCCCGTGCTCCTTCTCCGCCTCGGATTTCACACCTCAGAGCGTTGTGTGGTTCAAGTGCCCCCAAAGCAAAAACAGATGCAGCGACTCGGAGATCATCTTCCACTCCAAGAACAGCGACAAAGTCCTGGACGGCTTCCAAGGTCGAGTTCGGATGCTGGAGACCGACGTGACTCGCAAAGACTGCAGCATCATCGTCAACGATCTCACGCCTTCGGACTCTGGAGCTTATCAGATGAGAGTTAATGGCTTGCTGGCGAACAAGACGACTGGATTTATGTTCAAGAACCGAGTGTTCGTCAACGTAATGA CTCTGTGGCAGAAGCCCACCGTGTTGAGCCCCACAGCGGTCGCCGGTCAAGCGTCGACGTTCACCTGCATGGCCCCGGGCCTCTGCTCCGGCTACGTCCCCACCATCAGCTGGGCGTGGAGGCGAGCGGGAGACAACGACTCTCACGCCATCGTCAATAACCTGACCATCTCCCGGTATACTTTTTCGCCGACCGCTCTGAGGTACAAGTCAACTTGGACCTTCAACGCGACTGCCGAACATCACGGCCGTGACGTCACTTGCAAAGTCTCCTACTATGGAGTCAACGTGACCACGGAAAAGACGGTGAAGCTGTATGTTACTT ATGAGAAGCCTCCATCCATATTTGGGCGGACGACACTGAAGGAAGGCGACACTTTGACTCTTTTTTGCAAAGGTCAAAGTTTCCCGCCCTCTCGCGTCATGTGGAACCTTCCCTCTATCAACGCCACAAACGTTCCACGCAGATCACCGCTGAACCCAACGGCATCGAACGCCTCTCTGGTCATCCCCAACGTGACAACGGGCCACTCTGGTCGCTACGAGTGCGTAGCGACCCAGCATACGGCGCATGTGGACGTGATGGTGACGT GGTTCGCAGGAATCCTCGACGGGTCCGGGTGTTTGCTGAGGGGTCAAATGTTGACCTGCGTGTGCATCAGCGGCGGGGTCCCACCACCCGCCATCACTTTTTTGCTGGCCAACAGGACGGTCTGCAGTGCCGTCGCCGCCAAGTCCAATGACAGAGTAAACGGCAGCGTCACGCTAATTGCCGGCGATCTCAACAACATCTCTGCTGTGGAGTGTGTCAGCACGCATAAAGACGGCGAGGACAGGAAAGCACTAAATGTTCGAATAACAGAACAAGAAG GTATGAAAAAGATCGTAACCATGCTTCGTCCGGATATCTTCATCGCATTTTTGAGTGGCGCGCTTCTGTCAGCCATCTTGTGCTGGTTGTCCTGGACATGCTGCAG TAAAGCAAAAAAGAGCCCCGGGCGCTCAGATTTGGAGCTGTTGGCCCCGCAAGAGGACCCACAG GAGCACGACATCAAAGACGTCGGCGAGGCTGCGACCAAAGCGGACGTGGACTACGCCAGCATCAACTTCTCCGCGTTGAGGAGAAACAAAACCAGGGAGGCGGCGACCAATCACCAGGCCACCGAGTACGCCGAGATCAAAACAAAGGGGGACGGTGGCCAATCAGTAGAGCATGACGACGATAAAGGAAAGGAGGAAATTACGGTGGAGGATAAGACACAAGGCAACAATGATGAGGaagagaaggaggaagaggaagaggcttTGTATTCAAACGTGAAGGAGGCGATGATGTCATGA
- the LOC144057363 gene encoding sialic acid-binding Ig-like lectin 5 isoform X1, giving the protein MLSRVVHQSTIVTDGQLFKSCLHLSKCMILKLGVCILWCYFKARSHEFCTSGFCINLSRTDIVSEMGLCVVIPCSFSASDFTPQSVVWFKCPQSKNRCSDSEIIFHSKNSDKVLDGFQGRVRMLETDVTRKDCSIIVNDLTPSDSGAYQMRVNGLLANKTTGFMFKNRVFVNVMTLWQKPTVLSPTAVAGQASTFTCMAPGLCSGYVPTISWAWRRAGDNDSHAIVNNLTISRYTFSPTALRYKSTWTFNATAEHHGRDVTCKVSYYGVNVTTEKTVKLYVTYEKPPSIFGRTTLKEGDTLTLFCKGQSFPPSRVMWNLPSINATNVPRRSPLNPTASNASLVIPNVTTGHSGRYECVATQHTAHVDVMVTWFAGILDGSGCLLRGQMLTCVCISGGVPPPAITFLLANRTVCSAVAAKSNDRVNGSVTLIAGDLNNISAVECVSTHKDGEDRKALNVRITEQEGMKKIVTMLRPDIFIAFLSGALLSAILCWLSWTCCSKAKKSPGRSDLELLAPQEDPQEHDIKDVGEAATKADVDYASINFSALRRNKTREAATNHQATEYAEIKTKGDGGQSVEHDDDKGKEEITVEDKTQGNNDEEEKEEEEEALYSNVKEAMMS; this is encoded by the exons ATGCTGTCCAGAGTTGTCCATCAGTCCACTATAGTGACTGATGGACAACTATTCAAAAGTTGCTTACATCTATCTAAATGCATGATACTGAAGTTGGGCGTGTGTATTTTGTGGTGTTATTTTAAAGCACGTAGCCACGAATTCTGCACATCGGGCTTCTGCATCAACCTGAGTAGAACCGATATCGTGTCTGAGATGGGCCTCTGCGTCGTCATCCCGTGCTCCTTCTCCGCCTCGGATTTCACACCTCAGAGCGTTGTGTGGTTCAAGTGCCCCCAAAGCAAAAACAGATGCAGCGACTCGGAGATCATCTTCCACTCCAAGAACAGCGACAAAGTCCTGGACGGCTTCCAAGGTCGAGTTCGGATGCTGGAGACCGACGTGACTCGCAAAGACTGCAGCATCATCGTCAACGATCTCACGCCTTCGGACTCTGGAGCTTATCAGATGAGAGTTAATGGCTTGCTGGCGAACAAGACGACTGGATTTATGTTCAAGAACCGAGTGTTCGTCAACGTAATGA CTCTGTGGCAGAAGCCCACCGTGTTGAGCCCCACAGCGGTCGCCGGTCAAGCGTCGACGTTCACCTGCATGGCCCCGGGCCTCTGCTCCGGCTACGTCCCCACCATCAGCTGGGCGTGGAGGCGAGCGGGAGACAACGACTCTCACGCCATCGTCAATAACCTGACCATCTCCCGGTATACTTTTTCGCCGACCGCTCTGAGGTACAAGTCAACTTGGACCTTCAACGCGACTGCCGAACATCACGGCCGTGACGTCACTTGCAAAGTCTCCTACTATGGAGTCAACGTGACCACGGAAAAGACGGTGAAGCTGTATGTTACTT ATGAGAAGCCTCCATCCATATTTGGGCGGACGACACTGAAGGAAGGCGACACTTTGACTCTTTTTTGCAAAGGTCAAAGTTTCCCGCCCTCTCGCGTCATGTGGAACCTTCCCTCTATCAACGCCACAAACGTTCCACGCAGATCACCGCTGAACCCAACGGCATCGAACGCCTCTCTGGTCATCCCCAACGTGACAACGGGCCACTCTGGTCGCTACGAGTGCGTAGCGACCCAGCATACGGCGCATGTGGACGTGATGGTGACGT GGTTCGCAGGAATCCTCGACGGGTCCGGGTGTTTGCTGAGGGGTCAAATGTTGACCTGCGTGTGCATCAGCGGCGGGGTCCCACCACCCGCCATCACTTTTTTGCTGGCCAACAGGACGGTCTGCAGTGCCGTCGCCGCCAAGTCCAATGACAGAGTAAACGGCAGCGTCACGCTAATTGCCGGCGATCTCAACAACATCTCTGCTGTGGAGTGTGTCAGCACGCATAAAGACGGCGAGGACAGGAAAGCACTAAATGTTCGAATAACAGAACAAGAAG GTATGAAAAAGATCGTAACCATGCTTCGTCCGGATATCTTCATCGCATTTTTGAGTGGCGCGCTTCTGTCAGCCATCTTGTGCTGGTTGTCCTGGACATGCTGCAG TAAAGCAAAAAAGAGCCCCGGGCGCTCAGATTTGGAGCTGTTGGCCCCGCAAGAGGACCCACAG GAGCACGACATCAAAGACGTCGGCGAGGCTGCGACCAAAGCGGACGTGGACTACGCCAGCATCAACTTCTCCGCGTTGAGGAGAAACAAAACCAGGGAGGCGGCGACCAATCACCAGGCCACCGAGTACGCCGAGATCAAAACAAAGGGGGACGGTGGCCAATCAGTAGAGCATGACGACGATAAAGGAAAGGAGGAAATTACGGTGGAGGATAAGACACAAGGCAACAATGATGAGGaagagaaggaggaagaggaagaggcttTGTATTCAAACGTGAAGGAGGCGATGATGTCATGA
- the LOC144057755 gene encoding olfactory receptor 1500-like, whose product MGRNGTVMLNLGGLIEVEKYRYVYLMFFLVLFVLILCSNCIIICLIWIHRNLHEPMYIFIAALSLNTLLFSTVIYPKLLVDVLSHQQRISYSACLVQLFFFYSLGASDIMLLLAMSYDRYVSICRPLQYASTMSTTTVSVFLALSWFVPACLLSVTVVIQSQQKICSLTLGGFFCNATIGTICCLFPAYLAVWILISLLIIAVFPVLFIFFTYFKIFMVAYRSHGEVQKKVVDTCLPHLLVLMATVCLMAVDVILGLLESVLPKNVQLVLTIQTVVYNPLFNPIIYGVKMKEIRKHISRLFCCNHVEITNN is encoded by the coding sequence ATGGGCCGCAATGGAACAGTGATGCTAAATCTTGGCGGCTTAATAGAAGTAGAAAAGTACAGATATGTTtacttgatgttttttttggtactgTTTGTTCTCATTCTGTGTTCTAATTGCATCATTATTTGTCTCATCTGGATTCACAGGAACCTTCATGAGCCcatgtacattttcattgcagcGTTGTCTCTCAACACACTTTTGTTCAGCACCGTTATCTACCCCAAACTTTTGGTGGACGTCTTGTCTCACCAGCAGAGAATTTCCTATTCCGCTTGTTTGGtgcagcttttctttttctacagTTTAGGTGCTTCTGACATCATGTTGTTGCTCGCTATGTCTTATGACAGATACGTGTCCATCTGCAGGCCTCTGCAGTATGCGTCTACCATGAGCACGACCACCGTCAGCGTTTTCTTGGCTTTGTCCTGGTTTGTGCCTGCCTGTTTGTTGTCGGTGACAGTTGTCATTCAGTCCCAACAAAAAATCTGCAGCTTGACGTTGGGAGGATTTTTTTGCAATGCTACAATAGGGACGATTTGCTGCCTGTTCCCAGCGTATCTCGCTGTGTGGATTTTAATTAGTCTATTAATCATAGCTGTCTTCCCCGTGTTGTTCATCTTTTTCACGTACTTCAAAATATTCATGGTGGCCTATCGTAGCCACGGAGAAGTCCAGAAAAAAGTGGTAGATACGTGTTTACCGCACCTGCTTGTATTAATGGCCACCGTCTGTTTGATGGCCGTTGACGTTATCCTAGGGCTACTTGAGTCTGTGCTTCCAAAAAATGTGCAACTGGTTCTGACGATACAAACCGTCGTGTACAATCCTCTTTTCAATCCGATCATATACGGCGTGAAGATGAAAGAAATCCGGAAGCACATTAGCAGATTATTTTGTTGCAACCATGTTGAAATCACCAACAATTAA